One region of Wyeomyia smithii strain HCP4-BCI-WySm-NY-G18 chromosome 3, ASM2978416v1, whole genome shotgun sequence genomic DNA includes:
- the LOC129731592 gene encoding L-threonine ammonia-lyase isoform X1, with protein MSTLAQITSTLSTTKLVGEKKEAKSNDTPLANGTKVDSNGAPELIEFEDPFCNADNPQIITFQDVTSAAFKIKKGIEHTPCSKSHLSEILDMDIFLKKEFLQFTGSFKERGARYALVMLTAEQRKKGVISASLGNHAQGLSYHGWKMGIPVTVVMPLKASLMKIQKCRDYHANVIVQGCDMGEAKKIALKMAHETGLTYINGYDHPHIMAGQGTIGLEIAEQVSNIDAVVVPVGGGGLIAGVATAIKNLSPQTKIIGVESEKCPSFTKALENKAPVYTPNQATLADGLAVPQVGYNAFTTAVPLLDKMIVVKEEWIALAILRLVELEKCVVEGAGASGLAAILAGHLDEFKGKRVVLLICGGNIDTTMFGRCLERGMAAEGRLQRFTVTVSDGPGGLARLCNQLADLGVSIKDIMHDRAFIRDVHSVEVKVFCETRDWTHSQEMRKMLQETYTHVHFYDLPMAI; from the exons ATGAGCACCCTGGCGCAGATAACGAGTACTCTGTCAACTACCAAGCTAGTGGGCGAGAAAAAAGAAGCCAAGTCAAACGATACGCCGTTGGCGAATGGCACTAAGGTCGATAGCAACGGAGCCCCGGAGCTGATCGAGTTCGAAGATCCATTTTGCAACGCTGATAATCCACAGATAATTACTTTCCAGGATGTTACCTCGGCGGcgttcaaaatcaaaaaaggaatcGAGCACACGCCCTGTTCG AAATCTCACCTCTCAGAAATCCTCGACATGGATATTTTCCTCAAAAAAGAATTTCTTCAGTTCACCGGAAGTTTCAAGGAGCGTGGTGCAAGATACGCACTGGTGATGCTGACGGCAGAGCAACGAAAAAAGGGAGTAATTTCGGCTTCACTAGGAAACCATGCTCAG GGACTTAGTTACCACGGATGGAAGATGGGAATACCGGTAACGGTGGTTATGCCACTGAAAGCCTCGCTGATGAAGATACAAAAGTGCCGTGACTACCATGCAAACGTCATCGTTCAG GGCTGCGACATGGGAGAAGCAAAAAAGATTGCGCTGAAAATGGCACACGAAACGGGTTTGACGTACATCAACGGCTACGATCATCCGCACATCATGGCCGGTCAGGGCACAATTGGACTGGAAATAGCCGAACAAGTCAGCAACATCGATGCCGTCGTGGTGCCGGTTGGAGGTGGAGGCCTGATTGCCGGCGTTGCAACCGCCATCAAGAACTTGAGCCCTCAAACCAAAATCATT GGTGTAGAATCAGAAAAATGCCCAAGCTTCACCAAGGCGCTGGAAAACAAAGCTCCGGTCTACACTCCCAACCAGGCAACATTGGCTGACGGTTTGGCGGTGCCACAAGTAGGCTATAATGCTTTCACTACCGCCGTTCCTCTGCTGGACAAAATGATTGTGGTGAAAGAAGAGTGGATTGCCCTGGCCATTTTGCGACTAGTTGAACTGGAGAAATGCGTTGTCGAGGGAGCTGGTGCATCAGGATTGGCTGCTATTCTCGCCGGGCATCTGGACGAGTTCAAAGGCAAAAG AGTGGTCCTTCTGATATGTGGTGGAAACATCGACACTACCATGTTTGGTCGATGTCTCGAGCGCGGCATGGCTGCCGAAGGACGCCTGCAAAG ATTTACAGTAACGGTTAGTGATGGACCAGGTGGCTTAGCAAGATTGTGCAATCAATTAGCGGATCTAGGGGTTTCCATTAAGGATATAATGCATGACcgggcttttattcgtgatgTTCACAGCGTTGAG